One window of Trinickia caryophylli genomic DNA carries:
- the rfaD gene encoding ADP-glyceromanno-heptose 6-epimerase, which yields MTLIVTGAAGFVGSNIVKALNERGETRIIAVDNLTRADKFKNLVDCEIDDYLDKSDFVERFVRGDFGKVRAVFHEGACSDTMETDGRYMMDNNFRYSRAVLDACLAQGAQFLYASSAAIYGGSSRFVEDREVEAPLNVYGYSKFLFDQLIRRVLPGAKSQIAGFRYFNVYGPRENHKGRMASVAFHNFNQFRAEGKVKLFGEYNGYAAGEQTRDFVSVEDVAKVNLFFFDHPETSGIFNLGTGRAQPFNDIASTVVNTLRALDNQPPLSLAEMVQRGLVEYVPFPDALRGKYQCFTQADLTRLRAAGYDAPFLTVQEGVDRYVRWLFGQL from the coding sequence ATGACTCTCATCGTTACCGGTGCCGCCGGCTTCGTCGGCAGCAACATCGTCAAGGCGCTCAACGAGCGTGGCGAGACGCGCATCATTGCCGTCGACAACCTCACGCGCGCGGACAAATTCAAGAACCTCGTCGATTGCGAGATCGACGATTACCTCGACAAGTCGGATTTCGTCGAACGCTTCGTGCGCGGCGATTTCGGCAAGGTGCGTGCCGTCTTTCACGAAGGCGCCTGCTCGGACACGATGGAAACCGACGGCCGCTACATGATGGACAACAACTTCCGCTACAGCCGCGCCGTGCTCGACGCATGCCTCGCGCAGGGGGCCCAGTTCCTCTACGCGTCCTCGGCGGCGATCTACGGCGGCTCGAGCCGCTTCGTCGAAGACCGCGAGGTCGAGGCACCGCTCAATGTCTATGGCTATTCGAAGTTTCTCTTCGATCAACTGATCCGCCGCGTGCTGCCGGGTGCGAAAAGCCAGATCGCGGGCTTTCGCTACTTCAACGTGTACGGTCCGCGGGAAAACCACAAGGGCCGGATGGCGTCCGTGGCGTTCCACAACTTCAACCAGTTTCGCGCCGAGGGCAAGGTCAAGCTCTTCGGCGAATACAACGGCTACGCAGCCGGCGAGCAGACGCGCGACTTCGTCTCGGTGGAAGACGTGGCCAAGGTCAATCTGTTCTTCTTCGACCACCCCGAGACGTCGGGCATCTTCAATCTCGGCACGGGTCGCGCCCAGCCGTTCAACGATATCGCTTCCACGGTCGTCAATACGCTGCGCGCGCTCGATAATCAGCCGCCGCTGTCGCTCGCCGAGATGGTGCAGCGTGGGCTCGTCGAGTATGTCCCGTTTCCCGACGCATTGCGCGGCAAGTACCAGTGCTTCACGCAGGCGGACCTCACGCGCCTGCGCGCGGCCGGCTACGACGCGCCGTTCCTGACCGTGCAAGAAGGCGTCGATCGCTACGTGCGTTGGCTGTTCGGCCAGCTGTAA
- a CDS encoding ComEA family DNA-binding protein yields MFKRFLLFTFFASAIGSAVAAVPIDVNAANEAALRSLKGIGPVKARAIVEERAAHGPFKDAADLAARVKGLAGPTLERLRNEGLAIGDFPVLAPTDAAHVAPRASARTAALAMRP; encoded by the coding sequence GTGTTCAAACGATTTCTGCTGTTCACTTTTTTTGCTTCCGCGATCGGCTCGGCCGTTGCCGCCGTCCCGATCGATGTCAATGCGGCCAACGAAGCCGCCTTGCGCAGTCTCAAAGGCATCGGCCCGGTCAAGGCGCGCGCGATTGTGGAAGAGCGCGCCGCGCATGGCCCGTTCAAGGACGCGGCCGACCTGGCCGCGCGGGTCAAAGGGCTCGCTGGCCCCACGCTCGAGCGCCTGCGCAACGAGGGGCTCGCGATCGGCGACTTCCCTGTTCTCGCACCCACTGACGCCGCGCACGTCGCTCCGCGTGCGTCGGCGCGTACCGCCGCCCTGGCCATGAGGCCGTAG